A stretch of the Acyrthosiphon pisum isolate AL4f chromosome A2, pea_aphid_22Mar2018_4r6ur, whole genome shotgun sequence genome encodes the following:
- the LOC100168620 gene encoding putative ferric-chelate reductase 1 homolog, which produces MNTSRHAVAAVAALAVVCCSMLAVRGYESGAPVLTCRTMIPGHGKAAQVSAAPYRIVPSENVTSSRVRVTLTAPRPNDYFIGFLIEARAPGTGEDAIGSFVQVPQDSQTLDCNEVTSSGVTHSSNTKKKSVEFDWQAPENFNGPVNFVATVLLDYATFWVGITSTPVQVSSAKGEPSMAGPTEISRSENGLKEIEANIYDGCGKTKNCVGAPLGCIQTMNCRAVVALMPWNDKYQFEMMARDSQYVAFGLSDDNKMGGDGVVECVHEESGRSNSVSTYKSWNVPNRKQNRRVEDLSGVHLDSASIIDGAIYCKVVVDPVLKVEDSTYDLDNNDYFVLLAAGASLKTFSVGYHDVAFISSADKRKLGQLRAARVMDPFYDNCGQTKTCFGSPDGCLSTQDCAAVTAVKVEGTRYMFEMKARNAAYVAVGISDDQKMGGDSVMECVHENVGTNLVKAYMSWNVPNQKSNKRLTSQNGLTLLNSSFIDGTIYCNVVRDAVTRVEGVNYDLMRNKYFLLIAAGTSLKERSVGYHDLAYTSTAEASALSEIKSLRTSSKLLLRLHGSFMIVAWIGAASIGIVVARYYKQTWVGGSCCSKDLWFGWHRLLMMFTWILSLSGSACIFVELGEWVSGPSQTHALLGVVTTVLTFFQPIFAAFRPHPDSSKRPIFNWIHWLVGNAAHIFAILTIFFAVTLSKAELPAWMDWILVAYVGFYVIIHLILSISGCLSEKSGSMRINTFPMKDLHNGRSPMSYEQHKDAPHSGFRKFWLFIHVLFIVLITSVLVLIVIFAPIDTKLNSLREQFS; this is translated from the exons ATGAATACCAGCCGGCACGCGgtcgccgccgtcgccgcccTGGCGGTCGTCTGCTGTTCGATGCTCGCTGTCCGCGGCTACGAGTCCGGCGCGCCGGTGCTCACGTGTCGCACCATGATCCCGGGTCATGGCAAGGCGGCCCAGGTGTCTGCCGCCCCGTACAGGATCGTACCGTCGGAGAACGTCACGTCGTCGAGGGTCCGCGTCACCCTAACAGCGCCGCGGCCCAACGACTACTTCATCGGGTTCTTGATCGAGGCCCGAGCGCCCGGAACCGGCGAGGATGCCATCGGGTCGTTCGTCCAGGTGCCGCAGGACTCGCAGACGCTCGACTGCAACGAAGTGACC agttCGGGCGTGACGCATAGTAGCAACACGAAAAAGAAATCTGTAGAATTTGATTGGCAAGCACCGGAAAACTTTAACGGACCAGTGAATTTCGT gGCAACGGTGTTACTTGATTACGCGACATTTTGGGTGGGCATTACTTCGACTCCAGTTCAGGTTAGCAGCGCAAAAGGTGAGCCTTCGATGGCCGGACCTACCGAAATCAGCAGATCAGAAAAT GGTCTCAAAGAAATCGAGGCAAACATTTACGATGGTTgtggaaaaactaaaaactgcGTCGGAGCCCCTCTTGGTTGCATCCAAACTATGAACTGCCGAGCGGTTGTCGCCTTGATGCCCTGGAATGACAAATATCAATTTGAAATGATGGCTCGTGACAGCCAATACGTGGCTTTTGGACTTTCAGACGACAACAAAATG GGAGGCGACGGCGTCGTTGAATGTGTTCACGAAGAGAGTGGTCGGAGCAATAGCGTGAGTACTTACAAATCGTGGAACGTGCCCAATCGGAAGCAAAACCGCCGCGTCGAGGACTTGTCGGGAGTACATTTGGATAGCGCCTCGATCATCGACGGTGCTATTTACTGTAAGGTCGTTGTGGATCCCGTTTTAAAAGTTGAAGACAGCACATATGACCTGGACAACAACGATTATTTCGTCCTCCTAGCCGCCGGTGCCTCGTTGAAAA CGTTCAGCGTTGGTTACCACGACGTAGCGTTCATAAGTAGCGCCGACAAGAGGAAACTCGGTCAGCTGAGAGCGGCTCGTGTAATGGACCCGTTTTACGACAACTGTGGTCAGACGAAAACGTGCTTCGGGTCGCCTGATGGTTGCTTGTCGACCCAGGACTGCGCTGCAGTGACGGCCGTCAAAGTCGAAGGGACCCGGTACATGTTTGAAATGAAAGCTAGGAACGCTGCCTATGTGGCCGTCGGTATCTCGGATGATCAGAAGATG GGAGGAGACAGTGTTATGGAATGCGTTCACGAAAACGTTGGCACGAACCTGGTCAAAGCTTACATGTCATGGAATGTTCCTAATCAAAAGAGCAACAAACGGTTAACG AGCCAAAATGGACTAACACTGTTAAATTCTTCGTTTATCGACGGCACGATTTACTGTAACGTTGTCCGGGACGCCGTCACAAGAGTGGAAGGAGTTAATTACGATCTGATGAGAAACAAATACTTTTTACTGATTGCCGCCGGTACATCGTTAAAAG AACGGAGTGTAGGCTACCATGACTTGGCCTATACCTCAACCGCGGAGGCGAGTGCGCTGTCGGAAATCAAGTCACTGAGAACCTCGTCAAAGTTACTTTTGAGGTTACACGGTTCGTTTATGATTGTCGCATGGATTGGAGCGGCCAGCATAGGTATAGTCGTCGCTCGGTATTACAAACAGACCTGGGTCGGAGGTTCGTGTTGTTCCAAGGACTTGTGGTTTGGG TGGCATCGTTTGTTGATGATGTTCACTTGGATCCTTTCATTGTCTGGGTCGGCTTGCATATTCGTGGAACTCGGCGAATGGGTGTCTGGTCCCAGTCAAACTCACGCCCTTTTGGGAGTCGTCACCACCGTGTTGACCTTCTTCCAGCCGATTTTCGCAGCGTTCCGGCCGCATCCTGACTCGTCGAAGAGACCGATTTTCAACTGGATCCATTGGCTGGTAGGAAACGCCGCCCACATATTCGCCA TTTTAACCATATTTTTCGCCGTCACCCTCAGCAAAGCCGAACTCCCAGCATGGATGGATTGGATACTAGTGGCTTACGTAGGCTTCTACGTCATCATCCATTTAATATTGTCG ATATCGGGTTGCTTGAGTGAAAAATCGGGAAGCATGCGCATAAACACGTTCCCCATGAAAGATCTTCACAACGGAAGGAGTCCGATGAGTTACGAACAACACAAAGATGCACCG cattCTGGATTCCGGAAATTCTGGCTGTTCATTCACGtgttgtttattgttttaataacatcAGTCTTAGTATTGATTGTTATTTTTGCCCCGATTGACACCAAGTTAAATTCTCTTCGGGAGCAGTTCAGCTAA